A stretch of DNA from Mucilaginibacter daejeonensis:
AGATGAGGTCAGCGCTTGTCGTTCAGTACCACCTCATCATCCTTTTCCTTTACCAGGTGATCGAACTTTTCCCAGAAACCATCTTTAGGTAGCGGTGCCAGAATATCGATAGGTTCTTTCTTGACCGGGTGGATAAACTGTAAACGACGGGCGTGCAGGCAAATGCTCTTCTTCAGGCTTCCGCGAGGATATCCATATTTGTTATCACCCACGATAGGGCAGTTCAAGGTAGATAACTGCACCCGTATCTGGTGCGGACGGCCGGTGATCGGGTTCACTTGGATCAGGTAGTATCCGTTGAGTTCACCTGCCAAACGGTAATGTAATTCGGAGCGCAGGCTGCCCTGCACCTCGCGGTCGTGCGCCTTGGTCACGTTCTTTTGCGGGTTCTTGACCAGCCAGTGGACCAGGTCGCCATAGGGCGGCTGCGGGCGATTGCGTACCACGGCATAATAGGTCTTGCGCATCTCGCGGGTCTTGAACATCTCGTTCACCCGCTCTAAGGCCTTGCTGGTCTTAGCGAATAAGATCACCCCACTCACCGGACGATCCAAACGGTGTACCACCCCTAAAAATGCGCCGTTGGGTTTATTGTATTTAGCGGTCAGATAACGCTTTACTTTCTCATCCAACGGCTCATCACCGGTGTCATCGATCTGCACGATATCGCCCGCTCGCTTGTTGATAGCGATCAGGTGATTATCCTCATATAATACGTCGTGGTCGGTAATGTCAGTATTGGCCATTGTTGATGTCGTTTGTCGGATGTTCTACTTAAGATCAAGAACAGCCGAACGCTGATCATAGTTTGAAAGAAGCGTTGAAGAGATGATGTGTTTAATATTGTTCTTTCTCATTAGGGAAATCGCTGGCTTTCACATCGCTTACGTAACCTTGTACCGCGCCGTGCATCACCTCATATAACGAAGCGTACTGACGCAGGAACCTTGGGCGGAAACCTTTGTTCATACCCAGCATATCGTGGATCACCAGTACCTGTCCGTCGCAATATTGCCCGGCACCGATACCAATGGTCGGTATCTGAAGGCTTTCGGTAACCTCTTTGGCCAGCATGGCTGGAATCTTTTCCAGTACTACGGCAAAGCAGCCCAACTCCTGCAGTTTGGCGGCATCCTCACGCAGCTTCTGAGCCTCGGCCTCTTCTTTGGCCCGAACGGTGTAGGTGCCAAATTTGTAGATCGATTGCGGCGTAAGACCTAAGTGACCCATCACTGGTATACCCGCGGTCAGGATACGGCTTACTGATTCGGCTATCTCGATGCCACCTTCCAGCTTAACAGCATGAGCGCCACTCTCTTTCATGATGCGGATGGCCGAACTCAATGCTTCCTTAGAATTGCCCTGATACGAACCGAACGGAAGGTCCACCACCACCAGCGACCGGTTAGCAGCCCGTACTACTGACGATGCATGGTAGATCATTTGATCCAGCGTGATGGGTAAGGTGGTCTCATGGCCAGCCATCACGTTCGAAGCGGAATCGCCCACCAGGATAACGTCCATACCCGCCTCATCAACGATCTTGGCCATGGTATAATCATAGGCGGTAAGCATGGCTATCTTTTCGCCCTGACCTTTCATGGCCTGTATGCTGTGTGTGGTTACGCGTTTGATCTCTTTATTTACTGACATGCCGTTAGTTTTAAGGTCGACAAAGTTAGGATATTTTTAATGACGATCAGGAGTAACAATTTTGACGCTTTGCCTCCAATTTATGATCAGGTAAAGTAAGGTGGCCATGGTCAGGGCGGTTATTATAGAAACTAACACACCGAAAGGATAGTTGGGCATTTGCCCGTCAAAAGCAAGCGTGTAAACAGCATTGCCTGCACCATCTAACCCTGTTATAGTGTGCAGTAGTACGTTTAGGGTCGCGTGCAAAAATATCGCGGTCCATAAGGAGCCCGTAAGTACCAAGGACAGGCCGAATATAAAGGAGAAGATAGTGGTACTTGCTACCAAACTCATACCTCCCGCTAAATGATAAAGACCAAATGGCAACGCCATGATCAAAAGGCCTGCACGCCATCCGAAGCGCTTTGTGAATATCAAAAATAGGAAACCCCTGAAAAGCAGTTCTTCCAGTATGGCGCCAAGGAAATAGGAATAACTTTCCTTTATAACGTACCCTACGCCCAGCGATCTGTATACAAAATGATAGGGTACGAACAGGTAAAGTACGACGGCCATTGTGGTGATCGTCGCTATGGCTATAGCCACTCCAATGAGTGCATCTGTAAATAAGCGCTTTTTAATATTAAGCCCCAAAGCCGCGGTTGGGATGTCGGTGCGCTTGAAAGAAGTGTAAGTAACGTAAAGCACCAGGGCATCAGCGATCAGTATAAAGGTGGTGCGGGGCCAAAAATGCATCAACGGTCCCCCGAGCATTTGCGGTGCTAAGTTGATCGCCCATGCTACAACGCCGGTAAGCAGGAAGATGACCATCGAACGAATATCAAGCTTGAGATTGGTCTCTTTCTGTAAATGTACCGTGTGTTCGGGATGCGCCATAAGGTTGGAGGGATGCTCATTCAGGTTGGCCTAATTTATCATAATTATGACTATTTGCAGATACAAGAAATTCAAAGATATAGGTCGTGGATACAAAATTAATGATTACTTTTGCGCCGTGAATACAGACGCACCATTCATGCTGCACCACTGCTTTTTTCACGGAGTTCCCCAAACGGCCGACCGGCTTAATTTTCATCCTTTTAATTTTTTCGTAAAATGACCAACTACACCAAATTACCGGCTGTATTGCTGCTTGCTGATGGTACCGTTTTTCATGGCAAGGCTGCCGGAAAGATCGGCACTACCACCGGCGAGATCTGTTTCAATACAGGGATGACCGGCTACCAGGAAATTTTTACCGACCCATCATACTTTGGGCAGATCATGGTGACCACCAACGCACACATCGGTAATTATGGTATCACTGGCGAAGAGGTGGAATCAGATAAGATACAGATCGCCGGTCTGGTTTGTAAGAACTATAACATCGCTTACAGCCGTAAACAGGCCGATGAGAGCATCCAGGACTACTTCCAACAGCAGAACATCACCTGTATCTCTGATATCGACACCCGTCAGTTGGTGCGTCACATCCGTGATAAAGGCGCTATGAATGCCATCATCTCTTCAGAGATACTGGATATCGAAGAATTGAAGACACGTTTGGCCGCTGTACCATCTATGGATGGTTTGGAGCTGTCATCGCAGGTATCTACCACCGAGACCTATACCTTTGGTAACGAGGACGCTAAGTACCGTGTTGCTGTGCTCGACCTGGGTGTTAAAAAGAATATCCTACGCAACTTTAGCGATCGTGATGTTTATGCCAAGGTATACCCGGCCAAAACCACATTCGCCGAAATGGAGGCTGACTTGAAGCCTAACGGTTTCTTTATCTCTAACGGCCCTGGCGATCCATCGGCCATGCCTTATGCTGTAGAGACCGTAAAAGACATCCTGGCTGCTGATAAGCCAATGTTCGGTATATGCTTGGGTCACCAATTGCTGGCTTTGGCCAATGATATCCCTACCAAAAAGATGTTCAACGGTCACCGTGGTTTGAACCACCCGGTAAAGAACATTTTAAAAGATCATTGCGAAGTGACCTCACAGAACCATGGCTTCGGTGTAGTACCGGAGGCTGTTCATGCGTCAGATAAGGTAGAGATCACTCACGTGAACTTGAACGATAAATCGATCGAGGGTATCCGTGTGAAAGGTAAAAAAGCCTTTTCCGTACAGTATCACCCTGAATCATCACCAGGCCCGCACGATAGCCGCTACCTGTTCGATGATTTTGTTGACCTGATGAAATAAGCTTTCAACATCTCTATATATAACTAAAAGCCGGTACCTGATCAGGTCACCGGCTTTTTATTTAGTGCTGCTGTCAGCACAAGGCAACTTTATAGATACAATGTGAACTAATGGCGCCCCGCCGGTTGCTATTATCAGAGCAGTAAGTTAGCTTTGTATCAAGCAAATAATAACGGCCCTTGAACAATGATCGTTAATTGTTGACGTTATAACGCTGATACCATGAATAAACGCTTATCTGTATTGATCTTATCACTTTCTATTATAGCTGCGTCTTGTCAAAAGTCGGAGCTGAAGGATGTGGTGAATACAGATAACTTTAAGACCGTTCAGCAAGCCAGTATCTCCAGTATCGATGGCCCAACCACCGCAGCGGCAGGCGAGGAGATCAATATCACCGTTTCATGGCCTTACAATGGCAACTGCGAGAAATTCAACAACTTTAAGATCGATACCCTGAGCGATACCACGCAGGTCAGGCTGTTCACCTCTACCAATACTGCTGAGGATTGCACCGGTAAGGAGGTAAAACATTCGCAGGTGTTCAAGTTCAAGCCGGCCAAGGCAGGTACTTACTATATTAAGTTCGCTGGCTCCAAAAATTCACGTGCCATAGTGGATACCTTGACCGTTAAATAAGCCGCTTTTCTTTCATTATCATTTTCATAATTTTTAGGCAAAAGTGCTGGTGCGCGGCTTGTTCCTGCGCTCCTGATACACGATAACAGTGTTACATATACGTGTTTCAGTGTTACATTTACTGTTACATATTGATCTTTTGTATGCTTTTTCTGGAAAAAGTTGGGTTTTTACGAATTTCGCAACGCTGAAAAGTGGGGAAATTTGGGGAATTCTGTTACATGGATGTAACACGTTTCAGTACACTAAGGTGCAGCTGGTCCGTCGATTTCAGGCATGCTGGCGCATACCTAATACAAGAAAGGCCTGCTGATCAGCAGGCCTTTCTTGTTCTTATCTTTTAAAGATCACTGCGCCTAACGGTGGCAGGGTGATATTGATCGAGTTGGCCTGGCCGTGCCAGCTATGAGCCTCTGATCGCAACGGGTAGGGATTATCCACACCGCTACCCCAGTACTCTTTACGGTCCGAGTTGTATATCTCTTTCCATTCGCCCTCACCGGGTACGCCTATGCGGTAATCGTAACGTACCACCGGGGTCATGTTCAATGCGATAACCACATCGTTCTCGCGGTCGTGGCCTTTGCGGGCATATACCAGTATCGAATCCTTGGCGTTTCCGCCGTCTATCCACTCAAAACCTTCGCCACTGAACGCTTTTTCGTACAGGGCAGGCTCGCTGCGGTATAAATGGTTAAGGCCTTTTACCGCTTCCTGCATACCGGAGTGGCAATCAAACTGCGTTACCCACCAATCTAACGACTTGCCAAAGTTCCATTCAGACGTTTGGCCAAATTCGGCACCCATGAACAGCAGCTTGGTACCCGGATGGGTGAACATGTAGCTGTACAGCAAGCGCAGGTTGGCATATTTTTGCCACTCGTCGCCCGGCATCTTGGTGAGCATGGAGCCTTTGCCGTATACCACCTCATCGTGCGAGAAAGGTAGCATGAAGTTCTCGGTAAAGGCGTAAATCAGGCTAAAGGTCAGCTGCTCATGATGGTATTGGCGATGGATAGGGTCAAGCTTAAAGTAATTGATGCTATCGTGCATCCAACCCATCATCCACTTCATACCAAAGCCTAAACCACCGTTGTATATGGGGCGGCTAACGCCCGGGAACGAGGTGGACTCTTCGGCAATGGTCTGAACATCAGGGAAGTGGCTGTATACCGCGGCGTTGAACTCCTTCAGGAAGTCTATCGCCTCCAGATTCTGGTTGCCACCGTATTTGTTCGGTATCCATTCGCCTTCCTTGCGCGAATAGTCGAGGTACAGCATCGAGGCCACTCCATCCACCCGCAGACCATCGGCATGGTAACGTTCCAGCCAGAACAACGCACTGCTGATCAGAAACGCTTTGACCTCGTTACGGCCGTAGTTAAATATATATGACGTCCAGTCAGGGTGATAGCCCTGGCGCATATCCTCGTGTTCATAAAGGTGCGAACCATCGAACTTGTAAAGCCCGTGCGCATCGCCGGGGAAGTGTGACGGTACCCAATCCAGGATCACGCCAATGCCGTTCTGGTGAAAACGGTCGATCAGCTCCATCAACTGCTGTGGCGTGCCGTAGCGCGATGTGGCGGCAAAATAGCCGGTAAGCTGATAGCCCCAGCTTGGGTAGTAAGGGTGCTCCATTACCGGCATGAACTCCACATGTGTAAAGCCCATTTCCTTCACGTAAGGCACCAGTTTATCGGCCAGTTGGCTGTAGGTCAAAAAGCTATCAGGACTTTCGTTATCACGCGCCCATGAGCCTAAATGCACCTCGTATACCGAGTACGGCTTATCTAAACCGTTGCGCTGGTAGCGGTCCATCATCCAGTTCTGGTCGGTCCACTCATAAAATGTGTGGGCCACTATGGATGCCGTGCGCGGAGCTTCTTCCCAACGCAAAGCGAACGGGTCGCTTTTTTCCAGCTTATCGTTATTATGTGATTCGATAAAGTATTTATATACCTCGCCATGGCCAATGTTGGGGATGAAACCTTCCCAAATACCCGAGCCATCCCAGCGGTGGTTCAGGGCATGACTGCCTTTATCCCAGCCGTTAAAGTTACCTATAACCGATACGTACTTGGCGTTTGGTGCCCATACGGCAAAGTAAGTGCCCACCACGTTCTGGTGTGTTACCACGTGTGATCCTAGCTTTTCGTACAGCTTAAAGTGCTTGCCCGACCGGAACAGGCTGATATCAAAATCAGTGAAACGGCTATATGGCTCAACCGCTTTCATCTGTTGCGGTAGGGCACTAACGGCCGGTGTATCAGGTATCACTGGTAAGGCATCGGCCTTTTTAGCTTTTGTTTTTTTGACGGCCGATACAGCGGCTTTGGCAGTTACGGCAGGCTCAGCCTTAGCTTTTACCTTACCCGATGCAGCTTTGGCCACCTTTACGGGTACCTGGGCCGGTATGGTCAGTTCCTCTTCGGCTGTCGTTGCCGATGATGCCGCGATCGGTTCAGATCCATTGATGATGTTAGCAGGAGCAGTTGATGCCGCAACACTTGTTTCGGCTGCGCCGGTCAAGGGTCGTTCCTCCGCTTTCTTTTTTCCCTTGGCCTTCATGGCCTTTACCGGCACCGACTCAGGGAATGGTTCATCGGCCTTCTTCTCTTTTTTTGACGATGCTTTTTTTGCCTTTACAGGTTTCGATTCGGGGAATGTTCCGGTCGATGCATCCGCCGGCGTTAATGCCGGGTCGGACGATACCGAAGCTTTGGAACTTTTATTTTTTTGGGCCATGTTTTGGAAGCCTTTTCAGGCGATAGATGTTATAATGAGTTAGTGCAAGCAATAATTCAGGCGAATGTTGAAGGCAGTATATTATGGTGCAACACGCCTGAGCCCTGCTTGTTTTGCTGTACGCAATACTAACTATTTTTGATCAAGTAATATGGACGTATCTTATCATCACATAAAAAAAGAGGCGCACCTGGCGCCTCTTTTTTAACATCGTGACATTGAACGCACTGACAATGGCGTTCGCTTTGATCAAATGATCTCGATCTGTTTAAAGTTCTTGGTGAATTTGAACTCCAGTACCTGGTCATTTAACTCCAGATCGGTGATCTCTTTACCGTCGGCAATGATCTTGGTAGGGGTGAACGGCAAGCCAGCCACCTTCATATGATAGTTCTCGTAACGTGGGGTGTACAGGCCTTCCATCGTTTGCTGTATGGTGAGCGATGTAGGTTTGCCAGTGACCACGAATTTCTTTTCAGAGTAGATGTCCTGCTCGTAGGCAAAGGTCTCGCCGTAATCTTCAAAAAAGAACGAGTTGGCAATGCTGTCGGTGTAATACACGTTCATGATCACCTCTTGTATCTCCTTTTCGCCTACGTACTGCATCACCTCGTACTCTGGGATCACCGAGCCCGCTTTCACGAACAAAGGTATGGTCTCCAGCGGGGTGCTTACTTCCACCTCGCGGCCACCCTCGGTAAGGGCGTTATCCCAATAGTAATACCAGTTGCCTTTTGGCAAGTATACTCTGCGGCTTTTTTGGCCGGGTTCCATTACCGGGCACACCAATATCTTGTCGCCATAGGTGAACTCGTCCTGGCGGGCCTGGTTGTTGATCTCGTCCTGTTCCTGCATCACTACCGGGCGCAGGATCGGGAAACCATATCGGTGGTGCTCCCAAAACGTAGAGTACAGGTAAGGAAGCAGTTTATAACGTAGCTCGATGAATTTACGGTTGATGGCGGTAAACGGCTCGCCAAAGCTCCAGGGCTCGCGCTCCTTGGTATCACCGGCCGAGTGGGCACGCATGAAAGGGGAGAAGGTACCCATCTGGATCCAACGGGTGAACAGTTCGCCATCAGGCTCGCCGCTAAAGCCGCCTATATCGGTTCCGCAGAATGGTACGCCCGACATGGATAAACGCTGGCACTGTACGTTACCTAAACGCAGGTGCTCCCATGAGGCCACGTTGTCACCGGTCCACATCGAAGTGAAGCGCTGAACGCCCGAGTACCCCGCACGGGTGATGGTGAAGGGGCGCTTGTTCTTCATCAGCTTGCGCATACCCTCGTAGGTGGCGCGTACCATTTGCATGCCGTACACATTGTGTGCCTTGCGGTGCGATCCGCGGTAGCCATCATACTGGTGGCGTACATCATCAGGGAAGGTGCCTGCACCAAATACGGCCGGCTCGTTCATGTCGTTCCACACGCCGGCCACGCCTAATTGCACCAGTTCGTCAAAAAGAGTTCCCCACCATTCGCGTACCTCAGGGTTGGTAAAGTCAGGGAACTGGCAGCGGCCCGGCCAAACGTGGCCTTCCATAAAGTAATCGTCGCTTCGGCGGCAAAAATAATGCTTATCCTTACCCTCTTTAAATACCCAGTAATTATCATCCACCCTGATGCCCGGGTCAATGATCACCACGGTCTTAAAGCCATCGGCCTTCAGTTCCTTGATCATCTTTTTAGGGTCGGGGAAATACTTGCGGTTCCAGGTAAAGCAGCGGTAACCGTCCATGTAGTCAATGTCCAGGTAGATACCGTCGCAAGGGATCTGGTTCTCGCGGAAACCCTTGGCCACCTTCATCACCTTCGATTCGGGGTAATAGCTCCAGCGGCACTGGTGGTAACCCAGGGCCCAAAGCGGTGGCATAGGGTGGGTGCCGGTAAGTAGGTGATAACGTTTCACTACATCCATCATGTTAGGGCCGTGGATGTAATAGTATTGCAGCTCGCCGCCATCAGCCCAAAAGCTCGTCTTGGTGCGGTCCTCTGAGCCAAAGTCGAAATGGGCTTTAAAAGTATTGTCGAAGAAGATGCCGTGAGCGATACCCTCGTTCAAACTGATGTAGAACGGGATGCTGCGGTAGATCGGATCTTGATCCCAGGCAAAGGAGTACGCATCAGTGTTCCAGTTCACAAAACGCTTACCACGCAGGTTCAGGTTGGTAGGCTTGTCGCCCAGGCCAAAAAAGGCCTCGGCGGGGTGGCATTCCTTGGTACCGAACACATAGTAACCGCCAAATTGCACGTTCTCTTCCCAGTGCATAGGGGTGGCATCCGCACTGGTCACGTGGTTCTGGCTGTCAGAGAACGAGATCAGGAAATCCTTTTTGCTCACATGGCAGTTCACGGTGCTGGTGCTGATCCGGAATTCGTTCTCATCTTCATGCAGATGAAAAACGGTGACCCTTTGCTCCAGCTTAGGCACCGCGTACGAGAATTCCTCAAGAAATACGCCGTGCGGTGCCAAACGAACGCGGATCACCTCATCGGTCACCACGATCACTTCTACACGGGCCACGTCGTCATAAAAATAAAAGCGGTTGCCTTTTTGCTCTACCCTTTGCGGGGCGTTCAGGTATTTTTTAACGATAGGTTTGAGGCCCAGCACCGGGTTATTAACGTGTTGAAATACCTCTTCTTCCTGTTCGATCAGTTTTACGGCAGGCGACCCGATGGTTGGGTCGGTGGGTGGAGTGTTTTGTTCCATTCAGCTAAAATGACTGTCTATTTGCGATACGTATCGAGCCCGATACGGCGATGTGTTACCGTTAAAGCATCAATTGTGAGACCACAATAAGGGCCTGCATATCCTTGAGACCGTTATACGTTAGTTATGTTGGAAAAGTAGCAAGAAATTTCTCAACACGGTAAAGTAATTCCAATTTTGCTGCCATTTAAGCTATAAAAGTTGCGTTTTATTGCTTTAATTAAATTCAAAGTGAAATTTTTGTTAATTTAAAAATAAAAAGGCCCCGCGATCGCGAGGCCTTTTTATAAAACATATCGTGGCGCACGCTACTTAAAGCGTGGATTTATATTCGCAGTTCGCGATCGCGCGTTTGTAATCTTCTATCGAATCAAAATTAAGGCAAAGTTTGATCGCTTGTTTGTAGAACTTGATCGCATCCTCAAAATTTTGTGCGTACTCTTCAATGATGCCCAGTCGGTAATGAACCAAAGCCTTATCTACAAGTGGGCGCATCAGGGCCTTGGCGGCAATATCGCGTGCTTTGTCCCACTGTTCAAGGTTGGTATACAGCACGATCAGGTTAATGTACGCGTGCGGGTATTTAGGGTCGCTTTTAATGGCGGCCTTGTAGTGGTTCTCGGCCCGGTGGTAATCATCAAATTGGGTGCGGTAAAGCCAGCCCAGTGAGTTGTGGGCCTGGGCGGTGCTGGGCTCTTCTAAAATGATGTTCTCCAGTAATTGCTTAGCCTGTAAATAGTTGGCATTGCGTATGGCCTCCTCGGCCTCCAGATAGATATCTTCCCAGTTGTGCATGTTGTTAAAGATCGGCATTGGTATATCAATGCAGTGAGCAAATATACGCCGTTATATATTAAGGTATATAACGATCGCCCAAACATAAATAGCATTGGCCCGGTTAAATTATTTCACTTAAAGCCCTGCGTCATGACACCAAAATTCTTTTACCTGTACCTGCTGGCTGGCACCGTGGCCCTGACCTTGGTGATCTACCAGCTGGCCACCGCGCCACAGCCGGTAAGCGCCGTAACGGTACTGTTGTACCTGATCCCTGCGCTGTTGCTGTATTATATGGCCTATAAAGTGTACCATGTAAAAAAGGATAATGAGCTCATGTAGGGCCACTAAATGCGGATGGTCTCAAAACAATACGCCGAGCTTGCAGGTTAGCTATATAACACCATTAACAACAGAACTTATGTTAGCATTTGATCAAGACACCTGGACCACGGAACAGGAGATACCGACCCAGCTGCGCCGCAACGCCGGTGCCGACGAACTGGAACGCAACAGGATATCAAGGGCTGCTGCTCCTGATCCGGAGGATGAAGATATTGAGGATGATGACCTGGATCTTGACGATGAGGATCTGGATTATGATGAAGAGGACGAAGATGATCTGGATGCCGACGTGGTACCTGATTATGATGAGGACCTTGATGATGAGGACGACGCTGATCTGAACGACCCGATCCGCGCGGAGATAGACGAGGATGACGACCTGTTAGACGGCGACACCGAATATGATCCTGCCAGCGTACCCGGTCGTGAAGAAGCAGCTGACGAACAATTAGGTGCCCCAAGCGAGCAGGAAGTGAACCCGCCGCAGGAAGGCAATGATGCCTCATACAGCGAGCAAACCGATGTAACGCCACCACGCCCGCACGAGTTCCCGTCAGAAGGTAGTCCGAAAACCGACTTTACCAGCCGCGACCACGGCCGTACTACCGGCCGCATGATCGGCCACGAGCCAGGTACCGAGGGTATCTAAAAATAAAGACCATAAAACAAGAACGGCCGCTAAGTAAGCGGCCGTTCTTGTTTTGGTCAAAATATCGTGTAGCTTTAAGATATGGATGTTCGTGCTCTCATGCCTAAAGATAAATTTGATGACAGTGGCATTGCTGACCTTAAGAAACTTTCATTTGATGACGTGAAGGATATGATCCCCGATCTGCTGGTGTGGCTTCAGGACATGAATTGGCCGGTGGCATTTTCGGTGGCGGAAGTATTAAGACCATTCACCGATAAAATAACCCCGCAGATCGTCGACATCCTCAGATCAAATGATGAAATGTGGGTCTATTGGATTTTGAACAATATCGCAAGATACTCATCAGATCCACTGGTGGTCGCGGAAATTGAGCGTATTAGGAAATTTCCTACCAAAGGCGAAATAGAGAATGGCATAGATGAACTCGCTACAGAGATTTTATTGGAATTAGATACTCGTGGGCTTGATCAAAAAATTGATAAGGTGGTGGCAGAATTAGGGTGTAATAAATAAGATCTTGATGACATGTTCAATGACGAAGGCTTAAGCACCCTCCCTGCACTTCAAATTAAACTGCTGCTTTTTACGGCATTTTTCTAATTTTGCGCTTTCATTCCATCAAAACATAAAATAGTGGAGCAAAACCAACTGACCACCGTTGAAACGGCCAAAGATCTGGGCCTGTTACCTGAAGAATTCGATCGTATCAAAGAGATACTGGGCCGCACGCCCAACTTTACCGAGCTGTCTATCTTCTCGGTGATGTGGAGCGAGCACTGCTCATACAAGAACTCGATCAAATGGTTAAAGACCCTTCCGCGCGATGGTTCACGTATGCTGGCCAAGGCCGGTGAAGAGAACGCCGGTGTGGTGGATCTGGGCGATGGTATCGGTTGTGCTTTTAAGATTGAATCACATAACCACC
This window harbors:
- a CDS encoding glycoside hydrolase family 31 protein is translated as MEQNTPPTDPTIGSPAVKLIEQEEEVFQHVNNPVLGLKPIVKKYLNAPQRVEQKGNRFYFYDDVARVEVIVVTDEVIRVRLAPHGVFLEEFSYAVPKLEQRVTVFHLHEDENEFRISTSTVNCHVSKKDFLISFSDSQNHVTSADATPMHWEENVQFGGYYVFGTKECHPAEAFFGLGDKPTNLNLRGKRFVNWNTDAYSFAWDQDPIYRSIPFYISLNEGIAHGIFFDNTFKAHFDFGSEDRTKTSFWADGGELQYYYIHGPNMMDVVKRYHLLTGTHPMPPLWALGYHQCRWSYYPESKVMKVAKGFRENQIPCDGIYLDIDYMDGYRCFTWNRKYFPDPKKMIKELKADGFKTVVIIDPGIRVDDNYWVFKEGKDKHYFCRRSDDYFMEGHVWPGRCQFPDFTNPEVREWWGTLFDELVQLGVAGVWNDMNEPAVFGAGTFPDDVRHQYDGYRGSHRKAHNVYGMQMVRATYEGMRKLMKNKRPFTITRAGYSGVQRFTSMWTGDNVASWEHLRLGNVQCQRLSMSGVPFCGTDIGGFSGEPDGELFTRWIQMGTFSPFMRAHSAGDTKEREPWSFGEPFTAINRKFIELRYKLLPYLYSTFWEHHRYGFPILRPVVMQEQDEINNQARQDEFTYGDKILVCPVMEPGQKSRRVYLPKGNWYYYWDNALTEGGREVEVSTPLETIPLFVKAGSVIPEYEVMQYVGEKEIQEVIMNVYYTDSIANSFFFEDYGETFAYEQDIYSEKKFVVTGKPTSLTIQQTMEGLYTPRYENYHMKVAGLPFTPTKIIADGKEITDLELNDQVLEFKFTKNFKQIEII
- the glgB gene encoding 1,4-alpha-glucan branching protein GlgB, yielding MKAVEPYSRFTDFDISLFRSGKHFKLYEKLGSHVVTHQNVVGTYFAVWAPNAKYVSVIGNFNGWDKGSHALNHRWDGSGIWEGFIPNIGHGEVYKYFIESHNNDKLEKSDPFALRWEEAPRTASIVAHTFYEWTDQNWMMDRYQRNGLDKPYSVYEVHLGSWARDNESPDSFLTYSQLADKLVPYVKEMGFTHVEFMPVMEHPYYPSWGYQLTGYFAATSRYGTPQQLMELIDRFHQNGIGVILDWVPSHFPGDAHGLYKFDGSHLYEHEDMRQGYHPDWTSYIFNYGRNEVKAFLISSALFWLERYHADGLRVDGVASMLYLDYSRKEGEWIPNKYGGNQNLEAIDFLKEFNAAVYSHFPDVQTIAEESTSFPGVSRPIYNGGLGFGMKWMMGWMHDSINYFKLDPIHRQYHHEQLTFSLIYAFTENFMLPFSHDEVVYGKGSMLTKMPGDEWQKYANLRLLYSYMFTHPGTKLLFMGAEFGQTSEWNFGKSLDWWVTQFDCHSGMQEAVKGLNHLYRSEPALYEKAFSGEGFEWIDGGNAKDSILVYARKGHDRENDVVIALNMTPVVRYDYRIGVPGEGEWKEIYNSDRKEYWGSGVDNPYPLRSEAHSWHGQANSINITLPPLGAVIFKR
- the panB gene encoding 3-methyl-2-oxobutanoate hydroxymethyltransferase: MSVNKEIKRVTTHSIQAMKGQGEKIAMLTAYDYTMAKIVDEAGMDVILVGDSASNVMAGHETTLPITLDQMIYHASSVVRAANRSLVVVDLPFGSYQGNSKEALSSAIRIMKESGAHAVKLEGGIEIAESVSRILTAGIPVMGHLGLTPQSIYKFGTYTVRAKEEAEAQKLREDAAKLQELGCFAVVLEKIPAMLAKEVTESLQIPTIGIGAGQYCDGQVLVIHDMLGMNKGFRPRFLRQYASLYEVMHGAVQGYVSDVKASDFPNEKEQY
- a CDS encoding CPBP family intramembrane glutamic endopeptidase produces the protein MAHPEHTVHLQKETNLKLDIRSMVIFLLTGVVAWAINLAPQMLGGPLMHFWPRTTFILIADALVLYVTYTSFKRTDIPTAALGLNIKKRLFTDALIGVAIAIATITTMAVVLYLFVPYHFVYRSLGVGYVIKESYSYFLGAILEELLFRGFLFLIFTKRFGWRAGLLIMALPFGLYHLAGGMSLVASTTIFSFIFGLSLVLTGSLWTAIFLHATLNVLLHTITGLDGAGNAVYTLAFDGQMPNYPFGVLVSIITALTMATLLYLIINWRQSVKIVTPDRH
- the carA gene encoding glutamine-hydrolyzing carbamoyl-phosphate synthase small subunit; its protein translation is MTNYTKLPAVLLLADGTVFHGKAAGKIGTTTGEICFNTGMTGYQEIFTDPSYFGQIMVTTNAHIGNYGITGEEVESDKIQIAGLVCKNYNIAYSRKQADESIQDYFQQQNITCISDIDTRQLVRHIRDKGAMNAIISSEILDIEELKTRLAAVPSMDGLELSSQVSTTETYTFGNEDAKYRVAVLDLGVKKNILRNFSDRDVYAKVYPAKTTFAEMEADLKPNGFFISNGPGDPSAMPYAVETVKDILAADKPMFGICLGHQLLALANDIPTKKMFNGHRGLNHPVKNILKDHCEVTSQNHGFGVVPEAVHASDKVEITHVNLNDKSIEGIRVKGKKAFSVQYHPESSPGPHDSRYLFDDFVDLMK
- a CDS encoding RluA family pseudouridine synthase encodes the protein MANTDITDHDVLYEDNHLIAINKRAGDIVQIDDTGDEPLDEKVKRYLTAKYNKPNGAFLGVVHRLDRPVSGVILFAKTSKALERVNEMFKTREMRKTYYAVVRNRPQPPYGDLVHWLVKNPQKNVTKAHDREVQGSLRSELHYRLAGELNGYYLIQVNPITGRPHQIRVQLSTLNCPIVGDNKYGYPRGSLKKSICLHARRLQFIHPVKKEPIDILAPLPKDGFWEKFDHLVKEKDDEVVLNDKR
- a CDS encoding tetratricopeptide repeat protein, encoding MPIFNNMHNWEDIYLEAEEAIRNANYLQAKQLLENIILEEPSTAQAHNSLGWLYRTQFDDYHRAENHYKAAIKSDPKYPHAYINLIVLYTNLEQWDKARDIAAKALMRPLVDKALVHYRLGIIEEYAQNFEDAIKFYKQAIKLCLNFDSIEDYKRAIANCEYKSTL